A single region of the Drosophila takahashii strain IR98-3 E-12201 chromosome 2R, DtakHiC1v2, whole genome shotgun sequence genome encodes:
- the LOC138912533 gene encoding fibrinogen-like protein 1 — MDDAELSNKRKEKVLSLEATVKDLQNQLVSTKKQLSVKEIQVKDKDRQIENLRDTSKLMSEIKEQLKTQRDANVPNLEATVKVLQIQLDRTTKQLDDKEIQIKDKDRQIKDLTNKSKLISDLEATVKVLQSQLESTAKQLSDQEIQMKAKDKEMEKLRNTSKLMNEITEQPKTHRDENLPDLEATLKDLQNQLDRTAKELSDQEIQMKDKDRQIEELRNTTKLMNKISDQFKTQRDENLPDYCPSGRPNGIYQIKLPGIDPFEVPCESSTPGWTVIQRRLDGSENFKRGWQEYKDGFGDVHREFFIGLERLHLMTAAQPFELHIQLRDVKGITRYAHYDDFRVAGEKDSYKLDSVGKYFGTTGDSLSQLKGNNFTTFDRDNRCEDTHSGGWWEDTSCSVSMLNGKYYKDGLMEEDQEYGIYWGSFRARPYSLTFVQMMIKPKA, encoded by the exons ATGGATGATGCTGAACTAAGTAACAAACGTAAAGAAAAGGTTCTATCCCTGGAAGCTACGGTGAAGGACTTACAAAATCAGCTGGTCAGTACTAAAAAGCAACTGAGTGTCAAAGAAATTCAAGTGAAAGATAAGGATAGACAAATCGAAAATCTGCGTGATACATCGAAATTGATGAGTGAAATAAAAGAACAGCTGAAAACTCAACGGGATGCGAATGTACCTAACTTAGAAGCCACCGTAAAGGTGTTGCAGATTCAACTGGACAGAACTACAAAGCAACTGGATGAtaaagaaattcaaataaaagatAAGGATAGACAAATCAAAGACCTGACGAATAAATCGAAATTGATAAGTGACTTGGAAGCCACTGTTAAGGTTTTGCAGAGTCAACTGGAAAGTACTGCAAAGCAACTGAGTGACCaagaaattcaaatgaaaGCTAAGGAtaaagaaatggaaaaactGCGAAATACATCGAAATTGATGAATGAAATAACAGAACAGCCCAAAACTCATCGGGATGAAAATCTACCGGACTTGGAAGCCACCCTTAAGGACTTACAAAATCAGCTGGACAGAACTGCAAAGGAATTGAGTGACCaagaaattcaaatgaaaGATAAGGATAGACAAATCGAAGAATTgagaaatacaacaaaattgatGAATAAAATAAGTGACCAGTTCAAAACTCAGCGGGATGAGAATCTACCGGACTATTGCCCCAGTGGACGACCAAATGGCATTTACCAGATAAAACTTCCCGGAATAGACCCCTTCGAAGTGCCATGCGAGTCATCCACTCCTGGTTGGACTGTCATTCAAAGGCGCCTTGACGGAAGCGAAAACTTTAAGCGCGGGTGGCAGGAGTACAAGGATGGGTTCGGCGATGTACACCGAGAGTTCTTCATTGGCCTCGAAAGGCTGCACTTGATGACCGCAGCCCAACCCTTCGAACTTCACATACAGCTTCGCGATGTAAAAGGAATTACTAGGTACGCTCATTACGATGATTTTAGAGTTGCCGGCGAGAAGGATTCTTACAAGCTTGACTCGGTTGGCAAATATTTCGGTACCACAGGGGACTCGCTATCGCAGCTCAAAGGAAATAATTTCACCACATTCGATCGAGATAATCGGTGTGAAGATACACATTCCGGTGGCTGGTGGGAGGATACAAGCTGTTCTGTGAG CATGCTCAATGGAAAGTACTACAAAGATGGCCTAATGGAGGAAGATCAGGAATATGGCATTTATTGGGGGTCATTTCGGGCTCGCCCGTATTCGCTGACCTTCGTTCAGATGATGATAAAGCCAAAAGCCTGA
- the LOC108064799 gene encoding uncharacterized protein, which produces MDPKKTLTWFFGLTSVRYSQILIVVAGDLLALSNLYPKHSMYISRPFLLWQDLPEEDKLSLD; this is translated from the coding sequence atggatCCGAAGAAGACGTTAACCTGGTTCTTTGGCCTGACCTCGGTGCGCTATTCGCAGATCCTAATCGTGGTGGCGGGCGATCTGCTGGCCCTATCGAATCTCTATCCCAAGCACTCGATGTACATTTCGCGTCCTTTTCTGCTGTGGCAGGATCTCCCAGAGGAGGACAAACTTTCCCTGGACTGA